From the Candidatus Poribacteria bacterium genome, one window contains:
- a CDS encoding alanine racemase, whose protein sequence is MGQIDTAILDLETPHILLDQDRLQANIQLIQDIGNTRGVNVRPHIKTHKCLELARQQIGAGAVGITSSKVDEALVFINNGIRSVTVAYPLVVDSKLDRLIAAARAHDVDLRLIVDSPAGVDAIAQVAGRHQKQISIFLKIDVGLHRCGLTEDDPGLVELVQKIIQEPNLNFVGLLSHAGHTYGADDADAARKVAQEECGIMDRVRKKLESNGIEVSEVSVGSTPGTLVSDSYDGITEIRPGNYIFMDRMPLRLKVIELNQIALSVLATVVSKNADYFIIDSGSKTLSSDQGAHGMPGMEGFGLAYPLDHFEDTDYEMIVTRLSEEHGVVIRKDFDLAIGSKVRLVPNHSCVVANLLDTYTVLKDGQISDQWDIAARGHVH, encoded by the coding sequence ATGGGACAGATAGACACAGCCATTTTAGATTTAGAAACCCCGCATATCTTGTTAGATCAAGACAGGCTACAAGCCAACATCCAACTGATTCAGGACATCGGTAATACGCGCGGTGTCAATGTCCGCCCACACATCAAAACCCACAAGTGCCTTGAACTCGCGCGGCAACAGATAGGCGCAGGTGCAGTCGGAATTACGTCCTCAAAGGTAGACGAGGCACTCGTTTTCATCAACAACGGGATCCGTTCCGTCACGGTGGCGTATCCCTTGGTCGTCGATTCAAAACTCGACCGTCTGATCGCCGCTGCACGCGCACACGACGTTGACCTCCGCCTCATCGTTGATAGCCCCGCAGGAGTAGACGCAATCGCTCAAGTAGCAGGGAGACACCAGAAACAGATTAGCATCTTCCTGAAGATAGATGTGGGTCTACACCGCTGTGGACTTACAGAAGACGATCCGGGCTTGGTCGAGTTGGTGCAAAAAATTATCCAAGAACCCAATCTGAATTTTGTTGGGCTGCTATCCCATGCTGGGCATACCTATGGCGCAGATGACGCCGATGCTGCGCGAAAAGTCGCCCAAGAGGAGTGTGGGATTATGGACCGCGTGCGGAAAAAATTGGAGAGCAACGGTATCGAAGTCTCGGAGGTATCCGTTGGATCTACACCCGGCACCCTTGTGAGTGACAGCTACGACGGCATCACCGAAATTCGACCAGGCAATTACATCTTTATGGATAGAATGCCGCTCCGTCTCAAGGTCATCGAGTTAAACCAGATCGCGCTTTCAGTGTTAGCAACGGTGGTGAGCAAAAACGCGGATTACTTTATTATCGACTCAGGATCCAAAACCTTGAGTTCCGATCAAGGCGCGCACGGAATGCCGGGGATGGAAGGGTTTGGACTAGCGTACCCCCTAGATCACTTCGAGGATACAGATTACGAGATGATTGTCACCAGACTTTCGGAAGAGCATGGGGTTGTCATACGCAAGGACTTCGATCTAGCGATAGGTTCTAAAGTTCGGTTAGTCCCAAACCACTCATGCGTTGTCGCAAACCTGTTAGACACCTACACCGTGCTAAAGGACGGACAAATCAGCGACCAATGGGACATCGCCGCCCGCGGACACGTCCATTAG
- a CDS encoding mannonate dehydratase, which produces MTIQDHLSLEGINDDNLSIFKAIGVDYVAVMHPPPPQPGDRADIWKDVRKKVESHGMKFNNVGLRPAKEITLGKPGRDEHIKGWCTLIRNMGEAGVPTLCYNFRGIGNFRTARTIGRGGASYSTFNYDEFMKEPPDYPDQRISEEKLRANLKHFLEHIVPAAEEADVQLTMHPDDPPRPEPLGGAARILSTLDDFERMFEAVPSHLNTMLFCQGCVREMGEDVPIAIRRIGAQNKIAAVHFRNLRGTPDKFQEVFVDEGDVDMYQAMQTYREVGFEGPFMMDHTPSFPHENAQWAGRAFAVGYIRSMIQAVYR; this is translated from the coding sequence ATGACAATCCAGGATCACCTTTCCCTAGAGGGAATCAACGACGATAACCTCAGCATTTTCAAGGCAATCGGTGTGGATTACGTTGCGGTGATGCACCCACCACCTCCCCAACCGGGCGATCGTGCCGATATCTGGAAAGATGTCCGCAAGAAAGTCGAATCCCACGGGATGAAGTTTAATAACGTCGGCCTCAGACCCGCGAAAGAAATCACGCTCGGCAAACCGGGCAGAGATGAACACATCAAGGGCTGGTGCACCCTGATACGGAATATGGGGGAAGCCGGTGTCCCGACACTATGCTACAACTTCAGAGGCATCGGGAACTTTCGAACCGCGCGAACCATTGGCAGAGGCGGGGCAAGTTACAGCACGTTCAATTACGACGAGTTCATGAAGGAACCGCCTGATTACCCGGATCAGCGCATCTCCGAAGAGAAACTCCGAGCGAATCTAAAGCACTTCCTCGAACACATCGTACCAGCCGCTGAAGAAGCAGACGTACAACTCACCATGCACCCGGATGATCCACCGCGTCCAGAGCCGCTCGGCGGTGCAGCCCGAATCCTCTCGACACTCGACGATTTTGAACGCATGTTCGAGGCGGTCCCCAGCCACCTAAACACCATGCTGTTCTGTCAAGGGTGTGTCCGTGAAATGGGAGAAGACGTGCCAATCGCTATCCGGCGCATTGGGGCGCAAAACAAAATCGCTGCTGTCCACTTCCGCAACCTGCGAGGTACTCCAGACAAGTTTCAGGAGGTCTTTGTGGATGAGGGAGATGTGGATATGTATCAAGCGATGCAAACCTATCGGGAAGTCGGTTTTGAGGGTCCCTTCATGATGGATCACACCCCCAGCTTCCCCCATGAAAACGCCCAATGGGCAGGACGCGCCTTCGCCGTCGGTTACATCCGATCAATGATCCAAGCAGTTTACCGATAA
- a CDS encoding mannonate dehydratase, producing the protein MMKIGTRISPDWLNRPNDLAFLKQIGVDCVDITLNICPGYSEAGGRANREGLEQVVEAIDKAGLKIERANTANSDCIKTFLGQPGSEEEIDNLIVNAELCGEFDLPVMGIQCFQAGQFGHFPESMHSMIEGRGGYSHLKVDLSEALDQPPPEGAPTHEEIWERTLKIFSSVVPVAESAGVKVAMHGNDPPVPSLYGVPQVLYNFAAFDRLFSEVPSPNNGMTFCVGTRYESGEDVFEGIRHFGGQGKIFHVHFRNVRGKIPEKKGYEEVIPDAGDMDMYRVAKALHDVGYDAVIDYDHIMRLTTDGPEGREYIAYCVGHMRGLLQALESNS; encoded by the coding sequence ATGATGAAAATTGGCACCCGTATCAGTCCCGACTGGTTAAACCGTCCCAACGACCTTGCCTTTCTCAAACAGATCGGCGTTGATTGCGTGGACATCACCTTAAACATCTGTCCCGGCTATTCAGAAGCCGGAGGTCGCGCAAATCGTGAGGGACTCGAACAAGTGGTCGAAGCCATCGATAAAGCCGGACTCAAGATCGAACGCGCCAACACCGCTAATAGTGATTGCATCAAAACCTTCCTCGGTCAGCCCGGCTCCGAAGAAGAAATCGACAACCTGATTGTCAACGCCGAACTCTGCGGCGAGTTTGACCTGCCGGTGATGGGGATCCAATGTTTTCAGGCGGGCCAATTTGGTCACTTCCCGGAGTCTATGCACAGCATGATTGAGGGACGGGGCGGTTATAGTCACCTGAAGGTGGATCTGAGCGAAGCCCTCGACCAACCCCCGCCAGAGGGTGCACCGACCCACGAGGAGATCTGGGAGCGCACCTTAAAAATCTTTAGCAGTGTTGTGCCTGTAGCGGAGAGTGCAGGCGTCAAGGTCGCTATGCACGGCAACGATCCGCCCGTTCCCAGCCTCTACGGCGTACCACAGGTTCTCTACAACTTCGCCGCCTTCGACCGCCTCTTTTCCGAAGTTCCGTCCCCGAACAACGGCATGACCTTCTGTGTAGGCACTCGCTATGAATCGGGCGAAGACGTTTTTGAGGGGATTCGGCACTTCGGAGGACAGGGCAAAATCTTCCACGTCCATTTCCGCAACGTGCGTGGAAAGATTCCTGAAAAGAAGGGGTACGAAGAAGTCATCCCCGATGCCGGTGACATGGACATGTACCGTGTGGCTAAGGCACTGCACGATGTGGGTTACGACGCTGTCATTGACTATGACCATATCATGCGACTCACCACAGACGGGCCAGAAGGCAGAGAGTACATCGCCTACTGCGTGGGGCACATGCGTGGTTTGCTTCAAGCGCTTGAGAGTAATTCCTAG
- the pgeF gene encoding peptidoglycan editing factor PgeF, with protein sequence MLETHLQSLSTFQFHNLSKQSGIHHFVSTRSGGLSPAPYESLNLGFHVGDTPETVLQNRERLAANIGIPLSDFTISKQVHSGTVTIVTEEMRGCGAADLDTAVEATDAMITDVPRLCLTVLAADCVLVLFFDPQKRVIAAVHAGWRGTVKLAAQKTAETLKQEFDCNPAELLVGIGPSIGPCHYEVGPEVISQVEDTFGSTDGYINNETPDGKGYFNLWEANKRQIIDAGIPAQNIEVAQICTYCNAHLFFSERHQKGRTGRFGAGMMLSD encoded by the coding sequence ATGTTAGAAACTCACCTTCAATCACTATCCACATTCCAATTCCACAACCTGTCGAAACAGAGCGGGATACACCACTTTGTTTCGACCCGCAGCGGCGGTCTGAGTCCCGCACCCTACGAATCCCTCAATTTAGGATTTCACGTCGGAGATACCCCTGAAACTGTCCTACAAAATCGTGAACGGTTGGCAGCCAACATCGGAATCCCGCTCTCCGATTTTACAATCTCCAAACAGGTCCACAGCGGCACAGTGACAATCGTAACAGAGGAGATGAGAGGCTGCGGTGCAGCGGATCTCGATACGGCGGTCGAAGCGACCGACGCAATGATAACCGATGTTCCTCGCCTGTGTCTAACGGTTCTCGCAGCGGATTGTGTGCTCGTTCTCTTCTTCGATCCCCAAAAGCGAGTGATAGCCGCCGTACATGCCGGATGGCGCGGCACGGTCAAATTGGCAGCGCAAAAAACGGCAGAAACCTTAAAACAGGAATTCGACTGCAATCCGGCTGAACTCCTTGTAGGAATCGGTCCCTCAATCGGTCCCTGCCATTATGAAGTCGGTCCCGAAGTCATCTCACAAGTCGAAGATACCTTCGGTAGCACCGACGGCTATATTAACAATGAAACCCCCGATGGTAAAGGGTATTTTAACCTGTGGGAAGCGAACAAGCGGCAAATCATAGACGCAGGTATCCCAGCGCAAAACATAGAGGTCGCTCAGATATGCACCTATTGCAATGCACATCTGTTTTTCTCTGAACGACATCAAAAGGGAAGGACTGGCAGATTCGGGGCGGGAATGATGTTGTCCGATTGA